A single window of Malus sylvestris chromosome 5, drMalSylv7.2, whole genome shotgun sequence DNA harbors:
- the LOC126621890 gene encoding cyclin-T1-3-like, whose amino-acid sequence MASFLSGDSSNYGMSESGSYKQAHDISEEGANWYFSRKEIEENSPSKQDGIDLKKEAYLRKSYCTFLQDLGMRLKVPQVTIATAIIFCHRFFLCQSHAKNDRWTIATVCMFLAGKVEETPRPLKDVILVSYEIIHKKDPAAVHRIKQKEVYEQQKELILLGERVVLGTLAFDFNVHHPYKPLVEAIKKFKVAQNALAQVAWNFVNDGLRTSLCLQFKPHHIAAGAIFLAAKFLKVKLPSDGEKVWWQEFDVTPRQLEEVSNQMLELYEQNRLPPSNEVEGSSVSGANHQASAKPATSNDEQATGNSYLQAGSTRPGTSKLASRQGSEHSYVENGGPARITQSQNNDYRNVELKGALEQNMNAEVKDIQPPEARHQEKMGEAQNASRFVSEGRSEDGQERESNIGKGETREGWEPKDKHFGRNLDNRQSAHGRSPQEAIKKIDKDKVRAALEKRRKSVADVTRKTDVLDEDDLIERELEDGIELASGSEKNKRDRRQSWPKPSNRPELGDGPQLNNIEEGEVSALDSGREFHSPKSSSRKRRAGSPPDDHRAHRNHSDYTDDHNRVGRAGHTERDNKRHVHENHL is encoded by the exons ATGGCTTCTTTCTTGTCTGGTGATTCCTCTAATTATGGAATGAGTGAAAGTGGTTCCTATAAACAAGCTCATGACATATCAGAAGAAGGAGCCAATTGGTATTTTTCCAGGAAGGAAATTGAAGAAAACTCTCCATCTAAACAAGATGGCATTGACTTAAAAAAAGAGGCATATCTGCGCAAGTCATACTGTACTTTTTTACAAGACCTGGGGATGAGACTTAAAGT ACCTCAGGTAACAATTGCGACGGCCATAATTTTCTGCCACCGATTCTTCCTTTGCCAATCCCATGCAAAGAATGATAGATGG ACCATCGCAACGGTGTGTATGTTTCTCGCTGGGAAGGTTGAAGAAACTCCCAGGCCACTGAAAGATGTTATTCTTGTCTCATATGAAATTATTCATAAAAAGGATCCTGCAGCAGTTCATAGAATCAAGCAAAAG GAGGTATACGAACAGCAGAAAGAATTAATTTTACTAGGAGAGAGGGTTGTTCTTGGAACCCTTGCTTTTGATTTTAATGTACACCATCCATATAAACCCCTGGTTGAGGCAATAAAGAAATTCAAAGTAGCTCAAAATGCCCTTGCCCAAGTTGCATGGAATTTTGTAAATGATGG ACTTCGGACATCACTTTGCCTGCAATTTAAGCCCCACCACATTGCGGCTGGTGCCATTTTTCTTGCTGCTAAGTTCCTCAAAGTAAAGCTTCCATCAGATGGCGAGAAGGTCTGGTGGCAAGAGTTTGATGTCACCCCACGCCAATTGGAGG AGGTTAGCAATCAAATGCTGGAACTATATGAACAAAATCGGTTACCGCCTTCCAATGAAGTTGAAGGAAGTTCAGTGAGTGGTGCTAATCACCAGGCTTCTGCAAAACCTGCGACTAGCAATGATGAACAAGCAACTGGCAACAGTTACTTGCAGGCTGGAAGTACAAGACCTGGAACCTCAAAGCTAGCGTCGAGGCAAGGGTCTGAGCATTCATATGTTGAGAATGGTGGACCTGCTAGAATTACCCAAAGTCAAAATAATGACTACAGAAACGTTGAATTGAAAGGTGCCTTGGAGCAGAATATGAATGCTGAAGTGAAAGATATTCAACCCCCTGAAGCGCGGCACCAGGAGAAGATGGGTGAAGCTCAAAATGCATCAAGGTTTGTATCAGAGGGACGTAGTGAAGATGGTCAAGAAAGAGAGAGCAATATCGGGAAAGGTGAAACAAGGGAAGGATGGGAACCAAAGGATAAACATTTTGGCCGAAATCTGGATAATAGGCAAAGTGCACACGGCCGATCACCTCAGGAAGCTATCAAAAAAATTGACAAGGACAAGGTAAGGGCAGCACTGGAGAAACGAAGGAAATCTGTTGCCGATGTCACTCGAAAGACAGATGTTCTGGATGAGGATGATTTGATTGAGAGAGAACTGGAAGATGGTATTGAACTGGCTTCGGGGAGTGAGAAAAACAAGCGAGACCGGAGGCAAAGCTGGCCAAAGCCCTCAAATAGACCAGAACTTGGAGATGGACCACAATTAAACAATATAGAAGAAGGTGAGGTATCGGCACTTGATTCTGGACGTGAATTTCATTCACCCAAATCAAGCAGTCGCAAGAGAAGGGCAGGAAGCCCACCAGATGATCATCGTGCTCACCGCAATCACAGTGATTATACAGATGATCACAACAGAGTGGGTCGGGCTGGCCACACAGAAAGAGATAACAAAAGACATGTACATGAGAATCATCTATGA